The following coding sequences lie in one Heyndrickxia oleronia genomic window:
- a CDS encoding spore germination protein translates to MPGFVGAVQIMNIGSSGVFHIGDVFQLTPISTAKTFAGAGSFNTGETLTIRNHQSATNTFDNDGIDQGNNFNL, encoded by the coding sequence ATGCCAGGCTTTGTTGGTGCCGTTCAAATCATGAATATTGGTTCGAGCGGTGTTTTTCATATCGGTGATGTTTTTCAATTGACTCCCATATCAACAGCAAAAACCTTTGCAGGCGCGGGATCTTTTAACACGGGAGAGACTTTAACCATTAGAAATCATCAATCTGCAACAAATACTTTCGATAATGATGGAATTGATCAGGGAAATAATTTTAATTTGTAA
- a CDS encoding spore germination protein: MPALVGATQIINVEGNGVVHFGDTAIISPKTSAKTTNGSGAVNTGALFMVNNGFSLNTTFDANLIDQPIAGNN; this comes from the coding sequence ATGCCTGCCTTAGTTGGGGCTACACAAATTATTAATGTTGAAGGTAATGGTGTCGTACATTTCGGAGATACAGCGATTATTTCCCCAAAAACCAGTGCGAAAACTACAAATGGTTCTGGGGCAGTAAATACAGGAGCCTTATTTATGGTTAATAATGGATTTAGTTTGAATACAACCTTTGATGCAAATCTAATCGATCAGCCTATTGCTGGAAATAATTAA
- a CDS encoding spore germination protein GerPB encodes MKVYIQQTIQIRMIKIGGISNSSVFQIGTAGIIKPASYLYDTGCFTEPAPVIGTAQGAEEFPPIVVPFRND; translated from the coding sequence ATGAAGGTTTATATTCAACAAACGATTCAAATAAGGATGATTAAAATCGGGGGTATTTCTAATTCCTCTGTATTCCAGATTGGTACGGCCGGAATCATTAAGCCAGCTTCCTATTTGTATGATACTGGATGCTTTACTGAACCCGCTCCAGTAATTGGAACTGCGCAAGGGGCTGAAGAATTCCCGCCAATTGTCGTTCCTTTTAGAAATGATTAA
- the addB gene encoding helicase-exonuclease AddAB subunit AddB encodes MSVRFVIGRSGSGKTKLITDEIRTKLKQDPNGTPIIYLVPDQMTFLSEYSFIKTPGLAGMIRAQVFSFTRLAWRILQETGGISRLHITTEGLNMLIRKIIEDKKDEFKLFGQAADKTGFVHHVEKMITEFKRYCIQPNEIELKLKELENRNDEKVLSDKLHDLSLIYRDFEEQLVNKYIDSEDYLKLLATSIQASSYLQAAEIYIDGFHSFTPQEYLVIQQLMKTCKRVSIALTLDQPFKEVPPDDLHLFRMPGETYNILFTMAKEDGINIEETFQLRDTIRFAHDSLDSLEEHFDQIPVHAYRGLPQIELNQAGNRRAEVEAVAREIRTLIMDHGYRYADIAILVRNGNDYQEIVETCFFDYEIPYYIDQKRSMLHHPLIEFIRSTFEIINNYWRYEPVFRAVKTELLFPLQMENGRLRERMDQLENYVLAYGIQGSKWTSKERWGYRRFRGLENMSVPQTDKEKEIESDINELRSMITGPINRLARRLNKAEVGFEYCESLFLFLEELDIPAKLENLRNKAENRGDLVSAREHDQAWNAVMELLDQFVEVLGEEKLSLKKFATILDAGIEAMKFSIVPPAIDQVIIANLELSRLSDVKAAFVIGLNDGILPAKINEEGVLADSDREKLLDSGIKIAPSSRMKLLDEEFIAYKALTTPSEKLYLSYPIANEEGKALLASPYIKRIKEMFPNLVEKLTVNDPSELMDEEQLDYISHPNRAIGYLTNQLQLKMRKYPMADFWWDVYHYYIENPYEKQRALHVISSLFYQNQAKQLSEEISQDLYGDTILASVSRMELFHACPFSHFATHGLKLQEREIFKLEAPNIGDLFHGALKWIAEELQKKGISWANLTQEQCGHLAKEAVAFLAPMLQHQILLSSNRHHYIKRKLEQVIGRASQILSEHAKVSGFAPIGLELGFGPKAFLPPLTFTLKNGTKMELQGRIDRVDKAQDNHGVYLRVIDYKSSARELDLTEVYYGLALQMLTYLDIVVTHSQNLIGTKGVPAGVLYFHLHNPIVKSNRILTLDEIDEEIFKSFKMKGLLVDDANVIKLMDQTLESGKSKIVSAEIKKDGTLSSRSQVASEEDFKLMSQYVRRLYKKSGNDISSGMVDIAPYKFKKRTPCEYCAFKSVCQFDQSLESNDYRVLNSRNKEDVLARMREEVITNENSHTI; translated from the coding sequence ATGTCTGTTCGTTTTGTCATTGGTCGTTCAGGTTCGGGAAAAACAAAGTTGATAACGGATGAAATACGCACAAAATTAAAGCAGGACCCAAATGGCACACCCATTATTTACTTAGTACCAGATCAAATGACTTTTTTATCTGAATATAGCTTTATCAAGACCCCAGGGTTAGCTGGAATGATACGTGCACAAGTATTCAGTTTTACCCGCCTTGCCTGGAGAATATTACAAGAGACGGGCGGCATCAGTCGTTTACATATTACGACTGAAGGTTTAAATATGCTCATTCGAAAAATTATTGAAGATAAAAAGGATGAATTTAAATTATTTGGACAAGCTGCAGATAAAACTGGATTCGTCCACCACGTCGAAAAAATGATTACGGAATTTAAACGTTATTGTATTCAGCCTAATGAGATTGAACTGAAACTAAAAGAATTAGAGAATCGCAACGATGAGAAAGTATTATCGGATAAGCTTCATGATTTATCATTGATTTATCGCGATTTTGAGGAACAATTAGTAAATAAATATATAGATTCGGAAGACTATTTGAAATTACTTGCTACATCTATTCAAGCTTCTTCTTATCTACAAGCAGCGGAAATATATATTGATGGGTTTCATAGTTTTACCCCACAAGAATATTTGGTCATTCAGCAATTGATGAAAACCTGTAAGCGAGTTTCGATTGCTTTAACATTGGATCAGCCTTTTAAAGAAGTTCCACCCGATGACCTTCACTTATTTCGGATGCCGGGTGAGACCTATAATATATTATTTACAATGGCTAAAGAAGATGGAATCAACATTGAGGAAACATTCCAATTACGTGACACCATTCGATTTGCACATGACAGTTTAGATTCATTAGAAGAGCATTTCGATCAAATCCCTGTCCATGCCTATCGTGGTTTACCACAAATTGAATTAAATCAAGCAGGGAACAGAAGAGCAGAGGTTGAAGCGGTTGCCCGTGAGATTCGTACACTTATAATGGATCACGGATATCGTTATGCAGATATTGCAATTCTGGTGAGAAATGGAAATGACTATCAAGAAATAGTAGAAACATGTTTCTTTGATTACGAGATTCCGTATTATATTGATCAAAAGCGATCAATGCTTCATCACCCATTAATTGAGTTTATACGTTCAACCTTTGAAATTATTAATAATTATTGGCGATATGAACCTGTATTTCGTGCAGTGAAAACGGAACTACTCTTTCCTTTACAAATGGAAAATGGAAGATTACGAGAAAGAATGGATCAGCTAGAAAATTATGTCTTAGCTTATGGGATACAAGGCTCTAAATGGACGAGCAAAGAACGTTGGGGCTATCGAAGATTTCGCGGATTAGAAAATATGTCTGTTCCTCAAACAGATAAAGAAAAAGAAATAGAGTCTGACATTAATGAGCTTCGGTCTATGATTACTGGACCAATAAACCGTTTGGCTCGTCGATTGAATAAAGCGGAAGTAGGATTTGAATACTGTGAAAGTCTTTTTTTATTTTTAGAGGAATTAGACATTCCAGCAAAGCTTGAGAATCTGAGAAATAAAGCGGAAAACCGAGGGGATCTAGTTTCTGCAAGAGAACATGATCAGGCATGGAATGCTGTCATGGAATTACTCGATCAATTTGTTGAAGTTCTAGGTGAGGAGAAACTATCATTAAAAAAATTTGCGACAATATTAGATGCTGGTATTGAAGCAATGAAATTCTCCATTGTTCCACCAGCGATAGATCAAGTCATTATTGCTAATCTTGAGTTATCGCGATTGTCAGACGTTAAAGCAGCATTTGTCATTGGTTTAAATGACGGAATACTTCCTGCGAAAATTAATGAAGAGGGCGTATTAGCAGACTCTGATCGCGAGAAGCTATTGGATAGCGGGATAAAGATAGCGCCAAGTAGCAGAATGAAATTATTAGATGAAGAATTTATTGCTTATAAGGCATTGACTACTCCATCTGAGAAACTATATCTATCCTATCCAATTGCAAATGAAGAAGGGAAAGCTCTGTTAGCTTCTCCATATATTAAAAGAATAAAAGAGATGTTTCCTAATCTAGTAGAGAAGCTGACGGTGAATGATCCATCTGAGTTAATGGATGAAGAGCAACTGGATTATATTTCACATCCGAATCGTGCAATTGGGTATTTAACGAACCAGCTCCAATTAAAAATGAGAAAGTATCCAATGGCTGATTTTTGGTGGGATGTTTATCATTACTATATCGAAAATCCGTATGAGAAGCAGCGTGCATTGCATGTTATTTCAAGCCTTTTTTATCAAAATCAGGCAAAGCAATTATCTGAAGAAATTAGTCAAGATTTATATGGAGACACAATATTAGCAAGTGTTTCTAGAATGGAGTTATTCCATGCATGTCCTTTTTCCCATTTTGCCACTCATGGTTTAAAGCTCCAGGAACGAGAAATATTTAAGCTTGAAGCGCCGAATATTGGTGACTTGTTCCATGGTGCACTAAAATGGATTGCAGAAGAACTTCAGAAAAAAGGAATATCCTGGGCAAACTTAACTCAAGAACAATGTGGTCATTTAGCGAAAGAGGCAGTCGCCTTTTTAGCTCCAATGCTGCAACATCAAATATTATTAAGTTCTAATCGTCATCACTATATTAAAAGAAAGCTAGAGCAAGTTATAGGAAGGGCGTCTCAAATATTAAGTGAACATGCCAAAGTTAGTGGCTTTGCACCTATAGGGCTCGAATTAGGCTTCGGACCGAAAGCATTCTTACCACCATTAACCTTTACACTGAAAAACGGGACTAAAATGGAGCTGCAAGGTAGGATTGATCGTGTAGATAAAGCACAGGACAATCATGGAGTGTATTTACGTGTGATTGACTATAAATCTAGTGCGAGGGAATTAGATTTAACAGAAGTATATTATGGTTTGGCACTACAAATGTTAACTTATTTGGATATAGTAGTGACTCATTCACAGAACTTAATTGGTACAAAGGGCGTGCCCGCAGGCGTTTTATATTTTCATTTACACAATCCTATTGTTAAAAGTAATCGAATTTTAACACTGGATGAAATAGATGAAGAAATCTTTAAAAGTTTTAAAATGAAAGGTCTACTTGTAGACGACGCGAATGTAATTAAACTAATGGATCAGACATTAGAAAGTGGAAAATCAAAAATTGTATCAGCGGAAATTAAAAAAGACGGTACATTATCTTCACGTTCACAGGTAGCTAGTGAAGAAGATTTTAAACTTATGAGTCAGTATGTAAGAAGGCTTTATAAGAAATCGGGAAATGACATTTCATCAGGCATGGTAGATATTGCGCCGTATAAATTCAAAAAGCGAACGCCTTGTGAGTACTGTGCTTTTAAATCAGTTTGTCAGTTTGATCAATCACTGGAAAGTAATGATTATCGAGTATTAAATTCTAGAAACAAAGAAGATGTCTTAGCAAGAATGAGAGAGGAGGTTATCACGAATGAAAACAGCCATACCATCTAA
- a CDS encoding spore germination protein GerPE, whose product MDRLLHLFLINNMNMAQRNSFVDDVKINDIFYASNVHIGDSTFLNAYNRVFAVQREKQIYYGYEADYENFANFKEPIPIPPISEALRFNRYNANPNIHVSHVRIIGLSTSAIFHIGSTKKVYLESRVHHTRQLEEKSRKPSESVQR is encoded by the coding sequence TTGGACCGTTTACTCCATTTGTTCCTGATTAATAATATGAATATGGCGCAAAGAAATTCTTTTGTAGATGATGTAAAAATTAATGATATCTTCTATGCTTCTAATGTCCATATTGGAGACTCTACCTTTCTCAATGCATATAATAGAGTATTTGCGGTCCAAAGGGAAAAACAAATTTATTATGGATATGAAGCTGATTATGAAAATTTCGCAAATTTCAAGGAGCCTATTCCGATCCCACCAATTTCCGAAGCACTCCGTTTTAATCGATATAATGCCAATCCAAATATTCATGTTTCCCATGTGAGAATAATCGGTTTATCTACAAGCGCTATTTTCCATATTGGTAGTACAAAAAAGGTCTATCTGGAATCAAGGGTTCATCATACTCGACAGTTAGAAGAAAAATCTAGGAAACCTTCAGAGAGTGTACAGCGGTAA
- the addA gene encoding helicase-exonuclease AddAB subunit AddA, with protein sequence MKTAIPSKPQEATWTDDQWKAIMAKDQDILVAAAAGSGKTAVLVERIIKKIVAMENPIDVDEILVVTFTNASAAEMRHRIGAALEKAISEQPHSTRLRRQLTLLNKASISTLHSFCLEVIRKYYYLIDIDPSFRLADSTEADLLRDEVLDELFEDEYGKENNDSFFRLVDTFTNDRSDAGLQDLIQKLYEFSRSHPNPDSWLDEIIDLYRVDESTTIDDLPFIDVLLFDIKLTLQGAKEMLEEALNLSKVPGGPAPRAENYLDDIAIVDRLLQASEGSWQDLYQEMNAWAFTRAKSCRGDEFDKDLVKNADDLRKSAKTALEKLKDELFQRKPESFLKDIGEMKDTIVTLIELTKTFSIRFNQMKMEKGIVDFSDLEHYCLAILAGDSSVSGEIQPSVAANNYRRQFKEVLVDEYQDTNMVQETILKLVTADGEYDGNLFMVGDVKQSIYRFRLAEPNLFLNKYHRFRADGDGTGLRIDLSQNFRSRFEVLAGTNYIFKQIMGTNVGEIEYDKQAELVKGAAYPEEESYPIEFVMINQEDASDESDETEMDQEHDEFDKADLEQSQLEARYMARRIKRLIKEKVPIFNPKTGAYRPIQYSDIVILLRSMPWAPEIMEQFKHEGIPIYANLSTGYFDATEIAIMLSLLKIIDNPHQDIPIASVLRSPILGLDEEELSMIRIESKSGTFYEAVKNFILSTPTIENGELHEKLSRFIEKLNEWRSMARTGSLSELIWQVYRDTHFYDFVGGLPGGKQRQANLRAFYDRARQYETTSFRGLFRFLRFIEKMQDRGDDLGTARALSEQEDVVKLMTIHSSKGLEFPVVFIAGLSKKFNMMDIHHSYLFDKEFGFATKYVNPEKRITYPSLPQLALKRKKKLETISEEMRVLYVALTRAKEKLILVGSVKNTEKTIKKWSKSLEHQDWLLKDSIRAKATSYLDWIGPALIRHKHGNSLIPDELKVKPVLIEEITDHPSHWKIELVEKNSLIEHADQTIETTDVWMDKVKAGKPIAIQSEHKIDIFERLTYQYPYQASTIKRSKQSVSELKRLYEMRDEAASIDLIHNSSMKPIFNRPRFMRQKSISPAERGTAMHLVMQHLSLEQAPTIETIEQLLVHLEAKELLTTEQIAVIDSAQILSLFSTDIGQKMLTAKRVQREVPFSMAVSAKELYGNERLDSDMILIQGIIDCMIEVDEGIILLDYKTDGIYDRYKEGFEEAKSILEKRYRTQIDLYEQAITQIIQKEVIGKYLYFFDGGHLLKM encoded by the coding sequence ATGAAAACAGCCATACCATCTAAGCCTCAAGAAGCAACTTGGACTGATGATCAATGGAAAGCAATTATGGCAAAGGATCAAGATATTTTAGTAGCTGCGGCAGCAGGTTCTGGAAAGACGGCCGTTTTAGTAGAAAGAATCATAAAAAAAATAGTTGCGATGGAAAATCCGATTGATGTGGATGAAATATTAGTTGTTACTTTTACGAATGCTTCTGCTGCTGAAATGAGGCATAGAATTGGTGCTGCACTAGAGAAAGCGATTAGTGAACAGCCACATTCGACTCGATTAAGACGGCAATTAACCCTTTTAAATAAAGCTTCTATCTCAACTTTGCATTCTTTTTGTTTAGAGGTCATAAGAAAATATTATTATTTAATTGATATTGACCCTAGTTTTCGTTTGGCTGATTCAACAGAGGCAGACCTTTTAAGGGATGAAGTGCTAGATGAGTTATTTGAGGATGAATACGGCAAGGAGAATAATGATTCATTTTTTAGATTGGTCGATACATTTACCAATGATCGAAGTGATGCAGGCTTACAGGACTTAATTCAAAAGCTATATGAATTCTCTAGATCTCATCCTAATCCGGACAGCTGGTTAGATGAAATTATTGATTTGTACAGGGTAGATGAGTCAACTACGATAGACGACCTTCCATTTATAGATGTGCTGCTTTTTGATATTAAACTAACATTACAAGGTGCAAAGGAAATGTTAGAGGAGGCACTAAATCTTAGCAAAGTACCTGGTGGACCGGCTCCTAGAGCAGAGAATTATTTAGATGATATAGCAATCGTTGATCGATTACTGCAAGCAAGTGAAGGTTCCTGGCAGGATCTATATCAGGAGATGAATGCTTGGGCATTTACTCGTGCGAAAAGCTGTCGGGGAGATGAATTTGACAAAGATCTTGTTAAAAATGCAGATGATTTAAGGAAGTCAGCTAAGACAGCTTTAGAAAAACTGAAAGATGAGCTTTTTCAAAGAAAACCAGAATCATTTCTAAAAGATATAGGTGAAATGAAGGATACGATTGTAACATTAATAGAATTGACTAAAACATTTTCCATACGCTTTAATCAGATGAAAATGGAAAAAGGAATAGTGGATTTTTCTGATTTAGAGCATTATTGTTTAGCAATCCTTGCTGGTGACTCTTCAGTAAGTGGAGAAATACAACCGTCTGTTGCTGCTAACAATTATCGTAGACAATTTAAAGAGGTCCTTGTGGATGAATATCAGGATACAAATATGGTTCAAGAGACCATTTTAAAACTTGTAACAGCAGATGGGGAGTATGATGGGAATCTGTTTATGGTTGGTGATGTAAAGCAATCGATCTATCGTTTTCGTTTGGCAGAACCAAATCTTTTCTTAAATAAATATCATCGATTTCGTGCAGACGGCGACGGAACTGGATTACGTATTGATTTATCACAAAATTTCCGTAGTAGATTTGAAGTGCTAGCAGGAACAAATTATATCTTTAAACAAATCATGGGTACAAATGTTGGTGAGATTGAGTATGATAAGCAAGCAGAACTAGTAAAAGGTGCTGCTTATCCTGAAGAGGAGAGCTATCCTATTGAGTTCGTTATGATTAATCAGGAGGACGCTAGTGATGAAAGTGACGAAACTGAAATGGATCAAGAGCATGATGAGTTCGATAAAGCGGATTTAGAACAATCACAATTAGAAGCTCGGTATATGGCAAGAAGGATAAAGCGATTAATTAAGGAGAAAGTACCAATCTTTAATCCGAAAACAGGAGCGTATCGTCCGATCCAATATAGTGATATTGTCATTTTATTGCGGTCCATGCCTTGGGCACCTGAAATAATGGAACAATTTAAGCATGAAGGAATACCTATTTATGCAAATCTTTCTACCGGTTATTTCGATGCAACAGAGATTGCCATAATGCTTTCTTTATTAAAAATTATTGATAATCCGCATCAAGATATTCCAATAGCCTCTGTATTGAGGTCACCTATTTTGGGATTAGATGAAGAGGAGTTATCAATGATTCGAATTGAATCGAAGAGCGGAACATTTTATGAAGCAGTGAAAAATTTTATATTGTCCACACCAACAATTGAAAATGGTGAACTCCACGAAAAACTTAGCCGTTTTATAGAAAAATTAAATGAGTGGAGAAGTATGGCGCGAACTGGTTCCCTATCAGAATTAATTTGGCAAGTATATCGTGATACACATTTTTATGATTTTGTTGGAGGATTACCAGGAGGGAAACAGCGTCAAGCAAATCTACGTGCATTTTATGATCGGGCTCGACAATACGAAACAACTTCCTTTCGGGGATTATTCCGTTTTTTACGATTCATTGAAAAAATGCAGGATCGAGGAGATGACTTAGGTACTGCCAGGGCACTTAGTGAACAAGAAGATGTTGTAAAGCTTATGACAATCCATTCGAGTAAAGGTTTAGAATTCCCGGTTGTATTCATTGCAGGATTATCAAAAAAGTTCAATATGATGGATATTCATCATTCTTATTTATTTGATAAGGAATTTGGTTTTGCTACAAAATATGTAAATCCAGAAAAAAGAATCACTTACCCATCTTTGCCGCAATTAGCCTTAAAACGCAAGAAAAAGCTAGAAACTATTTCTGAGGAAATGCGTGTTTTATATGTTGCCTTAACACGGGCGAAGGAAAAGCTGATTTTAGTAGGTTCGGTAAAAAATACAGAGAAAACAATAAAAAAATGGAGTAAATCTTTAGAGCATCAAGACTGGCTATTAAAAGATAGCATTCGAGCTAAAGCTACTTCCTATTTAGATTGGATTGGGCCAGCACTCATTCGGCATAAACATGGTAATTCACTCATACCTGATGAACTAAAAGTAAAGCCGGTATTAATAGAAGAGATTACTGATCACCCCTCTCATTGGAAAATCGAGCTAGTCGAAAAAAATAGTCTCATAGAGCATGCTGATCAAACAATTGAAACGACTGATGTTTGGATGGACAAGGTGAAGGCGGGAAAACCGATAGCGATACAATCTGAACACAAAATAGACATATTTGAACGCCTTACGTATCAATATCCGTATCAAGCTTCAACAATCAAGCGCTCAAAACAATCTGTTTCCGAGCTGAAACGTTTGTATGAAATGCGTGATGAGGCTGCTAGTATTGATCTTATTCATAATAGTAGTATGAAGCCAATTTTTAATCGACCACGGTTTATGAGACAAAAGTCAATTTCACCTGCAGAACGAGGGACTGCGATGCATTTGGTCATGCAGCATCTATCATTGGAACAAGCCCCAACGATAGAAACCATTGAACAACTGCTCGTACATTTAGAAGCAAAGGAATTATTGACTACCGAACAAATTGCAGTCATTGATTCGGCACAAATTCTATCGCTTTTTTCAACAGATATTGGACAAAAGATGTTAACAGCAAAAAGAGTTCAAAGAGAAGTCCCATTTAGTATGGCCGTCTCTGCAAAGGAATTGTACGGAAATGAACGATTAGATAGCGACATGATTTTAATCCAAGGGATTATTGACTGTATGATCGAAGTCGATGAGGGAATCATCCTTCTAGACTATAAAACAGATGGAATATATGATCGCTATAAAGAAGGATTTGAAGAGGCAAAATCGATATTAGAAAAAAGATATCGAACTCAAATTGACTTATATGAACAAGCTATTACACAAATCATACAAAAAGAAGTAATAGGTAAATATCTATATTTCTTTGATGGTGGTCATCTATTAAAAATGTAG
- the fabG gene encoding 3-oxoacyl-ACP reductase FabG, translating into MRLKDKVAIITGAANGIGFAAAKRFAEEGAKVVIADFNEAEGVMRQTELNEEGYDVIFVQVDVSNKDSVGMMVEQVVSTFGTVDILINNAGITRDAMLTKMKQEDFQQVLDVNLTGVFNCTQAVAPFMIDQGKGKIVSTSSVSGVYGNVGQTNYAAAKAAIIGMTKTWAKELGRKGINVNAVAPGFTETNMVATVPEKVVEAMKASIPMQRLGKPEDIANAYLYLASNESDYVNGIVLHVDGGIMM; encoded by the coding sequence ATGAGGTTAAAAGATAAAGTAGCAATTATAACTGGGGCAGCCAATGGAATTGGATTTGCGGCTGCTAAACGTTTTGCCGAAGAAGGAGCAAAGGTAGTAATTGCAGATTTCAATGAAGCAGAAGGTGTTATGAGGCAGACAGAGTTAAATGAAGAAGGCTATGATGTTATATTTGTTCAGGTTGATGTATCTAATAAAGATAGTGTGGGGATGATGGTAGAACAAGTAGTAAGTACATTTGGGACAGTCGATATTCTTATTAATAATGCAGGGATTACTAGAGATGCGATGCTAACAAAAATGAAGCAAGAAGATTTTCAACAAGTTCTTGATGTGAATTTAACAGGAGTCTTTAACTGTACACAAGCTGTAGCGCCCTTCATGATCGATCAGGGGAAGGGAAAAATAGTGAGTACATCCTCTGTTAGCGGTGTCTATGGGAATGTTGGGCAAACCAATTATGCAGCAGCAAAGGCAGCTATTATTGGAATGACTAAAACATGGGCAAAAGAATTAGGAAGAAAAGGAATTAATGTAAATGCTGTGGCACCCGGCTTTACAGAAACGAATATGGTGGCTACAGTACCTGAGAAAGTAGTTGAAGCAATGAAAGCTTCTATTCCAATGCAAAGATTAGGAAAACCCGAAGACATCGCCAATGCTTATTTATATTTAGCCTCGAATGAATCGGACTACGTAAACGGTATTGTTCTCCATGTAGATGGCGGGATTATGATGTAA
- the gerPC gene encoding spore germination protein GerPC, whose translation MIDYNGHIQKLYQYIQYQQKKLSQFEKMINKLSKEIDALKDKPPINVERLEYKFDQLKIEKLDGTLNIGINPADLNNIEDMEIPTPQMQPNFITNPAFKQNLLGRLGQYISKDVNSVIHDTEQQLGYRLDTKYRDFIIEDLQKQLPQRVDYFINILAGENHGNVTQEELLNQVFARLKADIDQAVYMFISKLPNNMNGDEQNGA comes from the coding sequence ATGATTGATTATAATGGTCATATTCAAAAATTATATCAATATATTCAATATCAACAAAAAAAACTATCCCAATTTGAAAAAATGATTAACAAATTATCGAAGGAAATTGATGCGCTTAAGGATAAGCCTCCTATCAATGTGGAGCGTTTAGAATATAAATTTGATCAACTAAAAATCGAAAAACTTGATGGTACATTAAATATCGGGATAAATCCCGCGGATTTAAATAATATCGAGGATATGGAAATTCCTACTCCCCAAATGCAACCGAATTTTATTACGAATCCTGCTTTTAAACAAAACCTTTTAGGTCGATTAGGGCAATACATTAGTAAAGATGTCAACTCAGTAATCCATGATACTGAACAACAATTAGGCTATCGATTGGATACGAAATATCGAGATTTTATCATAGAGGATCTTCAAAAACAGCTACCACAGCGGGTTGATTATTTCATTAACATTCTTGCGGGGGAAAATCATGGAAATGTGACTCAAGAAGAGTTATTAAACCAAGTATTTGCAAGATTGAAAGCAGACATTGATCAAGCAGTATATATGTTTATTTCGAAATTACCAAATAATATGAACGGAGATGAGCAGAATGGAGCTTAA
- a CDS encoding TIGR00266 family protein, whose product MNNHEIDYKIYGDDMQFVEVELDPQETVVAEAGSLMMMEDNIHMETIFGDGSSGGSGFMGKIFSAGKRMLTGESLFMTTFTNEGMEKKHVSFASPYPGKIIPMDLSELGGKIICQKDAFLAAAKGVSVGIEFQRKIGTGFFGGEGFIMQKLEGDGLAFVHAGGTIHRKDLAPGETLRVDTGCLVAMTQEVDYSIEFVKGVKTALFGGEGLFFATLRGPGSVWVQSLPFSRLASRVFAAMPAAGGSKDEGSIAKGLFNLFDGD is encoded by the coding sequence ATGAATAATCATGAAATTGATTACAAAATTTATGGCGATGATATGCAGTTTGTTGAGGTAGAGCTAGATCCTCAAGAAACTGTAGTAGCTGAAGCAGGAAGTTTAATGATGATGGAAGATAATATTCATATGGAAACTATCTTTGGGGACGGCTCTTCTGGTGGTAGTGGATTTATGGGTAAGATTTTTAGTGCTGGAAAAAGAATGTTGACTGGTGAAAGTCTATTTATGACAACCTTTACTAACGAAGGAATGGAGAAAAAACATGTGTCCTTTGCTTCACCCTATCCAGGCAAAATTATCCCAATGGATTTAAGTGAATTAGGAGGGAAAATCATCTGTCAAAAGGATGCATTTTTAGCAGCAGCAAAGGGTGTTTCAGTAGGGATCGAATTCCAACGTAAAATTGGAACTGGCTTCTTTGGTGGAGAAGGATTTATTATGCAAAAACTTGAAGGTGATGGATTAGCGTTTGTTCACGCAGGAGGAACGATACATAGAAAAGATTTAGCACCTGGGGAGACACTTCGTGTGGATACGGGATGCTTAGTAGCAATGACTCAAGAAGTCGATTATAGTATCGAGTTTGTTAAAGGGGTAAAAACTGCATTATTTGGAGGAGAAGGGTTGTTTTTTGCAACATTGAGGGGGCCAGGTTCCGTATGGGTCCAATCACTGCCATTTAGTCGACTTGCTAGTAGAGTATTTGCTGCAATGCCTGCAGCTGGCGGTTCAAAAGATGAAGGAAGTATTGCAAAAGGTTTATTTAATCTTTTTGATGGGGATTGA